One genomic region from Diabrotica undecimpunctata isolate CICGRU chromosome 9, icDiaUnde3, whole genome shotgun sequence encodes:
- the LOC140449400 gene encoding uncharacterized protein — translation MDQYLSALTNVNTEKNYFTTDICAIQFSTKNHSDTRVYVGDQVFTCTICIKNFSESSDLKSSVNSHAAGKKHLTCGICSKEFNKDSLLTVPTVENTFPCEICSELFSQRSKLTEHMRVHTGDKPFACEICCKSFSRRSSLAQHLRVHTGDKPFACEICSKSFSQRSGLKAHMRLHTGDKPFVCEICSKSFSQRFCLTAHMRVHTGEKPFACEICCKSFSHSSILGQHLRGHTGDKPFVCEICSKSFLKRSHLTEHIRIHTGDKPFACEICSKSYSQRSTLTEHMRVHTGDKPFACEICCKSFSHRSSLTEHTRIHTGDKPFACEICSKMFSNRSHLAEHIRRHARDKPFACEICSKSFVQRSGLTVHMRVHTGEKPFACEICCKVFSQRSSLTKHMRIHTGEKRFVKFAQRSFYEDRG, via the coding sequence ATGGACCAATATTTAAGTGCGTTGACGAATGTGAACACCGAGAAAAACTACTTTACCACTGATATTTGCGCTATACAATTTTCAACAAAGAATCATTCAGATACAAGGGTTTACGTTGGAGACCAAGTTTTCACGTGTACAATATGCATTAAAAACTTTTCAGAAAGTTCTGATTTAAAATCAAGTGTAAACAGTCATGCTGCAGGAAAAAAACATTTAACGTGTGGAATTTGTTCTAAAGAGTTTAATAAAGATAGTCTTTTAACAGTACCTACTGTGGAAAATACTTTtccatgtgaaatttgctccgaATTGTTTTCACAAAGATCCAAGTTAACAGaacatatgagagtacacactggcgataaaccttttgcatgtgaaatttgctgcAAAAGTTTTTCACGTAGATCCAGTTTAGCACaacatttgagagtacacactggcgataaaccttttgcatgtgaaatttgctccaaaagtttTTCACAAAGATCCGGTTTAAAAGCTCATATGAGATtacacactggcgataaaccttttgtatgtgaaatttgctccaagaGTTTTTCACAAAGATTCTGTTTAACAGCTcatatgagagtacacactggcgagaaaccttttgcatgtgaaatttgctgcAAAAGTTTTTCACATAGCTCCATTTTAGGACAACATTTGAGAGGacacactggcgataaaccttttgtatgtgaaatttgctccaagaGTTTTTTAAAAAGATCACATTTAACAGAACATATAAGAATACAtactggcgataaaccttttgcatgtgaaatttgctccaaaagttATTCACAGAGATCCACGTTAACAGaacatatgagagtacacactggcgataaaccttttgcatgtgaaatttgctgcAAAAGTTTTTCACATAGATCCAGTTTAACAGAACATACGAGAAtacacactggcgataaaccttttgcatgtgaaatttgctccaaaatgTTTTCAAATAGATCACATTTAGCAGAACATATAAGAAGACACGCTAGggataaaccttttgcatgtgaaatttgctccaaaagtttTGTACAAAGATCCGGTTTAACAGTTcatatgagagtacacactggtgagaaaccttttgcatgtgaaatttgctgcAAAGTTTTTTCACAAAGATCCAGTTTAACAAAACatatgagaatacacactggTGAGAAACGTTTTGTGAAATTTGCTCAGAGAAGTTTTTACGAAGATCGAGGTTAA